From Vitis vinifera cultivar Pinot Noir 40024 chromosome 14, ASM3070453v1, a single genomic window includes:
- the LOC104877410 gene encoding pectinesterase: MVKKPLDNQQNTITASGRADDRQTTGFVIQNCQIVRGQELFPVRFSTATYLGRPWKRYSRTVVMESTLGDLIHPKGWLARNGTFAVDTLLYAEYANKGPGADTSGRVDWKGYKVITNRTEALAYTVAPFIQGDQWLKRSGMPFLLGLKL, translated from the coding sequence ATGGTCAAAAAGCCACTTGACAACCAGCAGAACACCATAACAGCCAGTGGTAGAGCTGATGATCGGCAAACCACAGGTTTTGTGATCCAGAACTGTCAAATAGTTCGAGGACAGGAACTCTTCCCTGTGAGGTTCAGTACAGCAACGTACTTAGGCAGACCATGGAAGCGATATTCAAGAACAGTTGTTATGGAATCAACACTGGGCGATTTGATTCATCCTAAAGGATGGTTGGCAAGGAATGGCACATTTGCAGTTGACACACTACTCTATGCTGAGTATGCCAACAAGGGGCCTGGAGCTGATACCAGCGGGAGAGTCGACTGGAAGGGTTACAAGGTCATCACCAACAGAACAGAAGCACTAGCCTATACAGTTGCTCCTTTTATTCAAGGAGACCAGTGGTTGAAAAGGAGTGGGATGCCCTTCCTCCTTGGCCTCAAACTTTGA
- the LOC100242533 gene encoding uncharacterized protein LOC100242533 isoform X2 translates to MVNMGGGGGSGQTMSFMAAGGGSGGGGSGVAEAQYSGAKTSVWWDIENCQVPKGCEPHSIAQNISSALFTMNYKGPVSISAYGDTHRIPPPVQQALSSTGIALNHVPAGVKDASDKKILVDMLFWAVDNPAPANYLLISGDRDFSNALHQLRMRRYNILLAQPQKASAPLIAAAKSVWLWTSLLAGGLPLTNGESQQLGNNSYSSSDTLPIPVSDPIQTNQSVDSFSENSYLGNQKLPNMGRTADIKYKGKQNRRNLNQPNIPRTASAPQQLSGAYNPNASLNGHAPNFFSGSPDPSRSNGHNLQSNYQNHYSQPLRPNFPSQPTFGPSNSFPPNPHTPASHIMPPRPDGPGFTNGPPNVPDVGVLNISEYPSNVHNPPSFQQRDGELKRNSNIESPNPGSLSGQQKGHILHDTPSFYHDPQNNRYSRGPEFPPSSSSAMGTTNVPSNGIWGSHGCQKPSEYVQGLIGVILLALNTLKNEKILPTEANIADCIRYGDPKHQNTDVKKALESAIEQQMVIKQKLGTVQLYVGKNDRLWKCVNLMGGNPKQYSKATWDGIQNFLISPAGRSAIMASQCKI, encoded by the exons ATGGTGAATATGGGAGGTGGCGGAGGCAGCGGTCAAACGATGTCCTTTATGGCTGCAGGCGGTGGCTCCGGTGGCGGCGGATCGGGTGTTGCAGAGGCTCAGTACTCGGGGGCGAAGACGTCTGTATGGTGGGACATAGAGAATTGCCAGGTCCCCAAGGGCTGCGAACCCCACTCCATCGCCCAGAACATAAGCTCAGCTCTGTTCACGATGAACTACAAAGGTCCCGTCTCCATCTCCGCCTACGGCGACACCCATCGGATTCCTCCTCCCGTTCAGCAAGCCCTCTCCAGCACCGGCATCGCCCTCAACCACGTCCCCGCTG GCGTTAAAGATGCAAGCGACAAAAAGATTCTTGTTGACATGCTGTTCTGGGCTGTGGACAATCCTGCACCTGCTAATTATTTGCTCATTTCTGGTGATCGAGACTTCTCGAATGCACTCCATCAGTTGCGCATGAGAAGATACAACATTCTTCTTGCACAACCCCAAAAGGCTTCTGCACCGCTCATTGCAGCAGCAAAGAGCGTGTGGCTCTGGACGAGTCTTCTGGCAGGAGGACTGCCACTAACAAATGGTGAATCACAACAACTTGGTAATAATAGCTATTCCAGTTCTGACACATTACCGATTCCAGTTTCTGATCCCATTCAGACAAATCAATCGGTGGATTCCTTTTCTGAAAATTCCTACTTAGGAAATCAGAAGCTCCCAAATATGGGGAGAACTGCTGATATTAAGTATAAAGGGAAACAAAATCGCCGAAACTTGAATCAACCAAATATACCAAGAACAGCAAGTGCACCACAACAGTTGTCTGGTGCATATAATCCCAATGCCTCCCTTAATGGACATGCTCCAAATTTCTTTTCTGGAAGTCCTGATCCTTCACGAAGCAATGGCCATAACCTCCAGAGCAATTACCAAAATCATTATTCACAACCATTAAGGCCAAACTTCCCTTCGCAACCCACATTTGGACCGTCTAATTCGTTTCCACCAAATCCTCATACCCCTGCTTCTCACATAATGCCTCCCAGGCCTGATGGACCTGGTTTCACCAATGGTCCCCCAAATGTGCCTGATGTTGGTGTGTTAAACATTTCCGAGTACCCCAGCAATGTTCACAATCCTCCAAGTTTTCAACAACGAGATGGAGAGCTGAAAAGAAATTCGAATATTGAGTCTCCAAACCCTGGAAGCTTAAGCGGACAGCAGAAAGGACATATTTTGCATGATACGCCTTCATTTTACCATGATCCTCAGAACAATAGGTACTCTCGTGGACCAGAATTTCCACCCTCATCATCCTCAGCTATGGGTACCACGAATGTTCCCAGTAATGGTATATGGGGATCTCATGGATGCCAAAAACCTTCTGAGTATGTCCAAGGCCTCATAGGGGTTATCTTACTTGCCCTGAACaccctaaaaaatgaaaagattttGCCTACTGAAGCAAATATAGCTGATTGTATTCGATATGGAGACCCCAAGCACCAAAATACTGATGTTAAGAAGGCCCTGGAAAGTGCTATTGAGCAGCAGATGGTAATTAAGCAAAAATTAGGTACTGTTCAGTTATATGTTGGAAAAAATGACAGACTATGGAAGTGCGTGAACCTTATGGGTGGTAATCCTAAACAGTACTCTAAAGCAACTTGGGATGGAATCCAGAATTTTCTAATATCCCCTGCTGGACGATCTGCGATAATGGCTTCTCAATGCAA GATATAA
- the LOC100251030 gene encoding uncharacterized protein LOC100251030 isoform X2, with protein MTEEVVALDVSNMPASRSSRTTLSEAVVPVDAPLDMKDDMVDDTTYPDVSLGLPLDVVDDTTHVDVDAQITMPNEISPVLPLSISNEEKHVKAAQQWQNTITGVGQRFSGVHEFREALRKYAIAHQFAFRYKKNDSHRVTVKCKAEGCPWRIHASRLSTTQLICIKKMNATHTCEGAVVTTGYQATRSWVASIIMDKLKVFPNYKPKDIVNDIKQEYGIQLNYFQAWRGKEIAKEQLQGSYKEAYSQLPFFCEKIMETNPGSFATFTTKEDSSFHRLFVSFHASLYGFQQGCRPLLFLDSISLKSKYQGTLLAATAADGDDGVFPVAFSVVDAETDDNWHWFLLQLKSALPTSRPITFVADREKGLRESIAEIFQGSFHGYCLRYLTEQLLKDLKGQFSHEVKRLMVEDFYAAAYAPRPESFQRCLETIKSISLEAYNWLIQSEPMNWANAFFQSARYNHMASNFGELFYSWASEAHELPITQMVDVIRGKIMELFFTRRTDSNQWMTRLTPSMEEKLEKETVKVRPLQVLLSGGNTFEVRGDTIEVVDIDHWDCSCKGWQLTGLPCCHAIAVISCIGQSPYEYCSRYFTTESYRLTYSESVHPIPNVDRPMEKDSSLVAVTVTPPPTRRPPGRPTTKRFGSQEVVKRQLQCSRCKGVGHNKSTCKELL; from the exons ATGACTGAAGAAGTTGTTGCCCTCGATGTCTCGAACATGCCTGCCAGTAG GTCAAGCAGAACAACTTTGTCAGAAGCAGTGGTTCCAGTTGATGCCCCTCTTGATATGAAGGATGATATGGTGGATGACACAACATATCCTGATGTCTCCCTTGGTTTACCACTTGATGTTGTAGATGATACTACCCACGTTGATGTTGATGCCCAAATTACTATGCCAAATGAAAtttctcctgttcttcctcTTTCTATTTCCAATGAGGAGAAGCATGTGAAAGCTGCACAGCAATGGCAAAACACTATTACAGGTGTTGGCCAAAGATTCAGTGGTGTTCATGAATTCCGTGAAGCATTGCGTAAATATGCCATTGCGCATCAGTTTGCTTTTAGGTACAAGAAAAATGATAGTCATCGTGTAACTGTTAAGTGCAAAGCAGAAGGTTGTCCGTGGAGAATCCATGCATCAAGGTTGTCAACAACTCAATTAATTTgtattaagaaaatgaatgCAACACATACATGTGAAGGGGCTGTTGTAACAACAGGATATCAGGCAACAAGGAGTTGGGTTGCAAGTATAATCATGGATAAGTTGAAAGTTTTCCCAAATTACAAGCCCAAAGATATCGTCAATGATATCAAACAGGAATATGGGATTCAACTTAATTACTTTCAGGCATGGCGGGGAAAGGAGATAGCCAAGGAGCAGCTCCAAGGATCCTATAAAGAGGCATACAGTCAATTGCCCTTTTTCTGTGAGAAGATAATGGAGACAAATCCAGGTAGTTTTGCTACTTTCACCACTAAGGAAGACTCAAGCTTTCATCGTCTCTTTGTCTCATTTCACGCATCACTGTATGGTTTCCAACAAGGTTGCCGACCTCTCCTTTTCCTTGATAGCATATCCTTAAAGTCAAAGTACCAGGGCACATTGTTGGCTGCAACAGCTGCAGATGGGGATGATGGTGTTTTTCCTGTTGCTTTTTCTGTAGTAGATGCAGAAACTGATGATAACTGGCATTGGTTTTTACTACAACTGAAATCTGCATTGCCAACATCTCGACCTATTACATTTGTGGCAGATAGAGAGAAGGGGTTAAGGGAGTCAATTGCTGAGATATTTCAGGGTTCATTCCATGGCTACTGCTTACGCTACCTTACGGAACAACTTTTGAAGGACTTGAAGGGGCAGTTTTCTCATGAGGTGAAGCGTCTCATGGTTGAGGATTTTTATGCTGCTGCTTATGCGCCCAGGCCTGAAAGCTTCCAAAGGTGCCTTGAAACCATCAAAAGTATTTCACTGGAAGCTTACAATTGGCTCATACAAAGTGAGCCCATGAACTGGGCAAATGCATTCTTTCAGAGTGCAAGATATAACCATATGGCATCAAACTTCGGAGAGCTGTTCTACAGTTGGGCTTCAGAGGCACATGAATTACCAATAACACAGATGGTTGATGTGATACGGGGTAAGATTATGGAGTTGTTTTTTACCCGGCGAACAGATTCCAACCAATGGATGACAAGGCTAACTCCATCTATGGAGGAAAAGTTAGAAAAAGAAACCGTGAAAGTTCGTCCCCTGCAAGTGTTACTCTCAGGGGGTAACACTTTTGAGGTTCGTGGTGACACCATTGAAGTTGTTGATATTGACCACTGGGATTGTAGTTGCAAAGGGTGGCAACTTACTGGTTTACCATGCTGCCATGCAATCGCTGTTATTAGTTGCATTGGCCAGAGCCCATATGAGTATTGTTCCAGATACTTTACTACTGAGAGCTACAGATTAACATATTCAGAGTCGGTACATCCTATTCCAAATGTAGACAGGCCTATGGAGAAAGATTCTTCTCTGGTTGCTGTAACTGTAACCCCACCTCCCACCCGTCGTCCTCCTGGTCGGCCCACTACTAAGCGTTTTGGGTCACAGGAGGTAGTCAAACGTCAACTCCAGTGCAGTAGATGCAAGGGTGTAGGACACAACAAATCGACTTGCAAAGAATTACTGTAG
- the LOC100240795 gene encoding probable pectinesterase/pectinesterase inhibitor 13: MVSAGLQSLIDHEDSLKSQLSAVISYQQTCKDGIKHPSIRAVIGLRLQTVTELTSNALALAEARDGGYPTWFSATDCGLSELHGKGLLKPNVVVAKDGSGQYRTVFEAVVAYSENRNHRGTYVIYVKSGMYEENITLKVRWGTVSMYGDGPRKTIITGRKNCHDQFTALRTATFSVRGKGFIGRSMAFRNTAGPEGGQAVALQVQADMSAFFNCRIDGYEGTLHALAHRQFYRE; this comes from the exons ATGGTGTCTGCTGGATTGCAGTCTTTGATTGATCATGAAGACAGTCTCAAGAGCCAGTTGAGTGCAGTTATCTCATATCAACAAACATGCAAGGATGGAATTAAACACCCATCAATCAGAGCAGTAATTGGGCTCAGGCTTCAGACTGTCACTGAGCTCACAAGCAATGCTTTAGCACTGGCAGAGGCTAGAGATGGTGGGTACCCTACTTGGTTCTCAGCAACTGACTGTGGGCTCTCGGAGTTACATGGCAAGGGGCTTCTGAAGCCCAATGTAGTTGTAGCTAAAGATGGCAGTGGGCAGTACAGAACAGTATTTGAAGCTGTTGTTGCATACTCTGAAAACAGGAACCACAGGGGGACATATGTCATCTATGTGAAGTCTGGAATGTATGAGGAGAACATCACCCTCAAAGTCCGCTGGGGTACAGTATCCATGTATGGTGATGGACCTAGAAAGACGATCATCACTGGCCGAAAGAATTGCCATGACCAATTTACGGCCCTGCGGACAGCCACCTTCT CTGTTCGTGGAAAAGGATTCATTGGCAGGTCAATGGCATTCCGGAACACAGCTGGGCCAGAAGGTGGCCAAGCCGTGGCTCTCCAAGTTCAGGCTGATATGTCAGCCTTCTTTAACTGCAGGATAGATGGGTACGAGGGCACTCTGCATGCACTAGCCCATCGCCAATTCTACAGAGAGTAA
- the LOC100245891 gene encoding uncharacterized protein LOC100245891, translating to MKLSITTPECGGCSLTDRWLLHHVRHRGIYRRLCTSCVLKLHPGLFCPICFEFYDPPPSPHLRSLCQKCPSISHQHCVASHSDSFVCPPCLNPTFSFFDPARTPKDAQNPQSDRRYIDLNSAKVVACAARISFLTMRKAAVASRGESERRVKEAAFAKKRARESLQHVESNAAKEKARSVVVDAKDKIGKGNCIVGGVGMTLAERDRYPNDDRDDGLDNSCEVSANLEDKERMTGFRAQSISNGVSMSTDDKERGRVIAGSGMGRPSLQNSASVNEKERSGALAHYNGLEDKANKTVPFVEGHFHHLQGRNSSQ from the coding sequence ATGAAGCTATCCATCACAACCCCCGAGTGCGGCGGCTGCAGTCTCACGGACCGCTGGTTACTCCACCACGTCCGCCACCGCGGCATCTACAGGCGCCTCTGCACCTCCTGCGTCCTCAAACTCCATCCGGGCTTATTCTGCCCCATCTGCTTCGAATTCTACGACCCTCCTCCCTCTCCCCACCTCCGCTCCCTTTGCCAGAAATGCCCTTCCATCTCTCACCAGCATTGCGTCGCCTCCCATTCTGATTCCTTCGTCTGTCCTCCATGCCTAAACCCTACTTTCTCCTTCTTCGATCCCGCCCGCACACCCAAAGATGCCCAAAACCCCCAATCCGATCGCCGCTACATCGATCTAAACTCCGCCAAGGTCGTTGCTTGCGCTGCTAGGATTTCGTTTCTGACCATGAGGAAGGCGGCGGTTGCCTCCAGGGGTGAATCGGAGAGGAGAGTGAAAGAAGCGGCCTTCGCCAAGAAGAGAGCGAGGGAGTCTCTGCAACACGTTGAGTCTAATGCAGCCAAGGAGAAGGCGAGGTCCGTTGTTGTAGACGCCAAGGACAAGATTGGTAAAGGAAATTGCATTGTGGGTGGCGTGGGAATGACCTTGGCTGAGCGTGATCGATATCCCAATGACGATAGAGACGATGGGCTGGATAATTCTTGTGAGGTTTCTGCTAATTTGGAAGACAAAGAGAGAATGACAGGGTTTAGGGCACAAAGCATATCGAATGGTGTTTCTATGAGCACTGACGACAAGGAGAGGGGAAGAGTGATTGCTGGCTCGGGCATGGGACGGCCATCTCTGCAAAACAGTGCTAGTGTGAATGAGAAAGAGAGATCAGGGGCTTTAGCTCATTACAACGGATTGGAGGATAAGGCAAACAAGACAGTTCCTTTTGTGGAAGGGCATTTCCACCATTTGCAAGGCAGAAATAGTTCACAATGA
- the LOC100251030 gene encoding uncharacterized protein LOC100251030 isoform X1 encodes MAGKKIIAICQSGGEFEADKDGSLSYRGGDAHAIDIDDQMKFNEFKMEVAEMFNCSISTMSIKYFLPKNKKTLITISNDKDLKRMIKFHVDSVTVDIYVMTEEVVALDVSNMPASRSSRTTLSEAVVPVDAPLDMKDDMVDDTTYPDVSLGLPLDVVDDTTHVDVDAQITMPNEISPVLPLSISNEEKHVKAAQQWQNTITGVGQRFSGVHEFREALRKYAIAHQFAFRYKKNDSHRVTVKCKAEGCPWRIHASRLSTTQLICIKKMNATHTCEGAVVTTGYQATRSWVASIIMDKLKVFPNYKPKDIVNDIKQEYGIQLNYFQAWRGKEIAKEQLQGSYKEAYSQLPFFCEKIMETNPGSFATFTTKEDSSFHRLFVSFHASLYGFQQGCRPLLFLDSISLKSKYQGTLLAATAADGDDGVFPVAFSVVDAETDDNWHWFLLQLKSALPTSRPITFVADREKGLRESIAEIFQGSFHGYCLRYLTEQLLKDLKGQFSHEVKRLMVEDFYAAAYAPRPESFQRCLETIKSISLEAYNWLIQSEPMNWANAFFQSARYNHMASNFGELFYSWASEAHELPITQMVDVIRGKIMELFFTRRTDSNQWMTRLTPSMEEKLEKETVKVRPLQVLLSGGNTFEVRGDTIEVVDIDHWDCSCKGWQLTGLPCCHAIAVISCIGQSPYEYCSRYFTTESYRLTYSESVHPIPNVDRPMEKDSSLVAVTVTPPPTRRPPGRPTTKRFGSQEVVKRQLQCSRCKGVGHNKSTCKELL; translated from the exons ATGGCGGGGAAGAAAATTATTGCCATATGCCAGTCAGGTGGCGAATTTGAGGCTGATAAAGATGGTTCGTTGTCATACCGAGGGGGAGATGCTCATGCCATAGATATTGATGATCAAATGAAGTTCAATGAATTCAAGATGGAGGTAGCTGAAATGTTTAATTGTAGCATTAGTACCATGTCTATCAAATACTTCCTTCCCAAAAACAAGAAGACTCTCATTACAATCTCTAACGACAAGGACCTTAAACGTATGATAAAGTTCCACGTGGATTCTGTCACAGTTGATATATATGTTATGACTGAAGAAGTTGTTGCCCTCGATGTCTCGAACATGCCTGCCAGTAG GTCAAGCAGAACAACTTTGTCAGAAGCAGTGGTTCCAGTTGATGCCCCTCTTGATATGAAGGATGATATGGTGGATGACACAACATATCCTGATGTCTCCCTTGGTTTACCACTTGATGTTGTAGATGATACTACCCACGTTGATGTTGATGCCCAAATTACTATGCCAAATGAAAtttctcctgttcttcctcTTTCTATTTCCAATGAGGAGAAGCATGTGAAAGCTGCACAGCAATGGCAAAACACTATTACAGGTGTTGGCCAAAGATTCAGTGGTGTTCATGAATTCCGTGAAGCATTGCGTAAATATGCCATTGCGCATCAGTTTGCTTTTAGGTACAAGAAAAATGATAGTCATCGTGTAACTGTTAAGTGCAAAGCAGAAGGTTGTCCGTGGAGAATCCATGCATCAAGGTTGTCAACAACTCAATTAATTTgtattaagaaaatgaatgCAACACATACATGTGAAGGGGCTGTTGTAACAACAGGATATCAGGCAACAAGGAGTTGGGTTGCAAGTATAATCATGGATAAGTTGAAAGTTTTCCCAAATTACAAGCCCAAAGATATCGTCAATGATATCAAACAGGAATATGGGATTCAACTTAATTACTTTCAGGCATGGCGGGGAAAGGAGATAGCCAAGGAGCAGCTCCAAGGATCCTATAAAGAGGCATACAGTCAATTGCCCTTTTTCTGTGAGAAGATAATGGAGACAAATCCAGGTAGTTTTGCTACTTTCACCACTAAGGAAGACTCAAGCTTTCATCGTCTCTTTGTCTCATTTCACGCATCACTGTATGGTTTCCAACAAGGTTGCCGACCTCTCCTTTTCCTTGATAGCATATCCTTAAAGTCAAAGTACCAGGGCACATTGTTGGCTGCAACAGCTGCAGATGGGGATGATGGTGTTTTTCCTGTTGCTTTTTCTGTAGTAGATGCAGAAACTGATGATAACTGGCATTGGTTTTTACTACAACTGAAATCTGCATTGCCAACATCTCGACCTATTACATTTGTGGCAGATAGAGAGAAGGGGTTAAGGGAGTCAATTGCTGAGATATTTCAGGGTTCATTCCATGGCTACTGCTTACGCTACCTTACGGAACAACTTTTGAAGGACTTGAAGGGGCAGTTTTCTCATGAGGTGAAGCGTCTCATGGTTGAGGATTTTTATGCTGCTGCTTATGCGCCCAGGCCTGAAAGCTTCCAAAGGTGCCTTGAAACCATCAAAAGTATTTCACTGGAAGCTTACAATTGGCTCATACAAAGTGAGCCCATGAACTGGGCAAATGCATTCTTTCAGAGTGCAAGATATAACCATATGGCATCAAACTTCGGAGAGCTGTTCTACAGTTGGGCTTCAGAGGCACATGAATTACCAATAACACAGATGGTTGATGTGATACGGGGTAAGATTATGGAGTTGTTTTTTACCCGGCGAACAGATTCCAACCAATGGATGACAAGGCTAACTCCATCTATGGAGGAAAAGTTAGAAAAAGAAACCGTGAAAGTTCGTCCCCTGCAAGTGTTACTCTCAGGGGGTAACACTTTTGAGGTTCGTGGTGACACCATTGAAGTTGTTGATATTGACCACTGGGATTGTAGTTGCAAAGGGTGGCAACTTACTGGTTTACCATGCTGCCATGCAATCGCTGTTATTAGTTGCATTGGCCAGAGCCCATATGAGTATTGTTCCAGATACTTTACTACTGAGAGCTACAGATTAACATATTCAGAGTCGGTACATCCTATTCCAAATGTAGACAGGCCTATGGAGAAAGATTCTTCTCTGGTTGCTGTAACTGTAACCCCACCTCCCACCCGTCGTCCTCCTGGTCGGCCCACTACTAAGCGTTTTGGGTCACAGGAGGTAGTCAAACGTCAACTCCAGTGCAGTAGATGCAAGGGTGTAGGACACAACAAATCGACTTGCAAAGAATTACTGTAG
- the LOC104881397 gene encoding uncharacterized protein LOC104881397, translating into MANAHRRRNQMNRVKVNGRWYNEEREIKEVVCRVYQGLLADPGGWKPRIDALIFERLEKGDVEGLEKPFSEEEVFGALSGCCSEKAPGPDVLIPKKGGAEDLKDFRPISLVGGLYKWLAKVLANRIKGVLAKVISTSQNAFVEGRQIMDAVLVANEAIDSIVEKQ; encoded by the exons ATGGCTAATGCTCATAGAAGAAGGAATCAGATGAATAGAGTCAAAGTGAATGGGAGATGGTACAATGAGGAAAGGGAGATCAAAGAGGTGGTTTGCAGGGTGTATCAGGGGCTGCTGGCAGATCCAGGGGGGTGGAAGCCCAGGATAGATGCCTTGATTTTTGAGAGGCTGGAAAAGGGGGATGTGGAGGGGCTAGAGAAGCCATTCTCGGAGGAGGAGGTTTTTGGGGCACTGTCAGGTTGTTGCAGTGAGAAAGCGCCAGGCCCTGACG tgttgattcctaagaaagggggggcAGAGGATTTGAAGGATTTTAGGCCAATTAGCTTGGTGGGAGGGTTGTATAAGTGGTTAGCTAAGGTGTTGGCTAATAGAATAAAGGGCGTGTTAGCTAAGGTCATCTCAACgtcccaaaatgcttttgtggaggggCGGCAAATCATGGACGCAGTGCTGGTTGCTAATGAAGCAATTGACTCCATTGTTGAAAAGCAATAA
- the LOC100242533 gene encoding uncharacterized protein LOC100242533 isoform X1 codes for MVNMGGGGGSGQTMSFMAAGGGSGGGGSGVAEAQYSGAKTSVWWDIENCQVPKGCEPHSIAQNISSALFTMNYKGPVSISAYGDTHRIPPPVQQALSSTGIALNHVPAGVKDASDKKILVDMLFWAVDNPAPANYLLISGDRDFSNALHQLRMRRYNILLAQPQKASAPLIAAAKSVWLWTSLLAGGLPLTNGESQQLGNNSYSSSDTLPIPVSDPIQTNQSVDSFSENSYLGNQKLPNMGRTADIKYKGKQNRRNLNQPNIPRTASAPQQLSGAYNPNASLNGHAPNFFSGSPDPSRSNGHNLQSNYQNHYSQPLRPNFPSQPTFGPSNSFPPNPHTPASHIMPPRPDGPGFTNGPPNVPDVGVLNISEYPSNVHNPPSFQQRDGELKRNSNIESPNPGSLSGQQKGHILHDTPSFYHDPQNNRYSRGPEFPPSSSSAMGTTNVPSNGIWGSHGCQKPSEYVQGLIGVILLALNTLKNEKILPTEANIADCIRYGDPKHQNTDVKKALESAIEQQMVIKQKLGTVQLYVGKNDRLWKCVNLMGGNPKQYSKATWDGIQNFLISPAGRSAIMASQCKYEAAIILKNMCLKDRALGDVLQILNMVISAKKWITHLQSGWQPVNISLPESNTDSGAIAAT; via the exons ATGGTGAATATGGGAGGTGGCGGAGGCAGCGGTCAAACGATGTCCTTTATGGCTGCAGGCGGTGGCTCCGGTGGCGGCGGATCGGGTGTTGCAGAGGCTCAGTACTCGGGGGCGAAGACGTCTGTATGGTGGGACATAGAGAATTGCCAGGTCCCCAAGGGCTGCGAACCCCACTCCATCGCCCAGAACATAAGCTCAGCTCTGTTCACGATGAACTACAAAGGTCCCGTCTCCATCTCCGCCTACGGCGACACCCATCGGATTCCTCCTCCCGTTCAGCAAGCCCTCTCCAGCACCGGCATCGCCCTCAACCACGTCCCCGCTG GCGTTAAAGATGCAAGCGACAAAAAGATTCTTGTTGACATGCTGTTCTGGGCTGTGGACAATCCTGCACCTGCTAATTATTTGCTCATTTCTGGTGATCGAGACTTCTCGAATGCACTCCATCAGTTGCGCATGAGAAGATACAACATTCTTCTTGCACAACCCCAAAAGGCTTCTGCACCGCTCATTGCAGCAGCAAAGAGCGTGTGGCTCTGGACGAGTCTTCTGGCAGGAGGACTGCCACTAACAAATGGTGAATCACAACAACTTGGTAATAATAGCTATTCCAGTTCTGACACATTACCGATTCCAGTTTCTGATCCCATTCAGACAAATCAATCGGTGGATTCCTTTTCTGAAAATTCCTACTTAGGAAATCAGAAGCTCCCAAATATGGGGAGAACTGCTGATATTAAGTATAAAGGGAAACAAAATCGCCGAAACTTGAATCAACCAAATATACCAAGAACAGCAAGTGCACCACAACAGTTGTCTGGTGCATATAATCCCAATGCCTCCCTTAATGGACATGCTCCAAATTTCTTTTCTGGAAGTCCTGATCCTTCACGAAGCAATGGCCATAACCTCCAGAGCAATTACCAAAATCATTATTCACAACCATTAAGGCCAAACTTCCCTTCGCAACCCACATTTGGACCGTCTAATTCGTTTCCACCAAATCCTCATACCCCTGCTTCTCACATAATGCCTCCCAGGCCTGATGGACCTGGTTTCACCAATGGTCCCCCAAATGTGCCTGATGTTGGTGTGTTAAACATTTCCGAGTACCCCAGCAATGTTCACAATCCTCCAAGTTTTCAACAACGAGATGGAGAGCTGAAAAGAAATTCGAATATTGAGTCTCCAAACCCTGGAAGCTTAAGCGGACAGCAGAAAGGACATATTTTGCATGATACGCCTTCATTTTACCATGATCCTCAGAACAATAGGTACTCTCGTGGACCAGAATTTCCACCCTCATCATCCTCAGCTATGGGTACCACGAATGTTCCCAGTAATGGTATATGGGGATCTCATGGATGCCAAAAACCTTCTGAGTATGTCCAAGGCCTCATAGGGGTTATCTTACTTGCCCTGAACaccctaaaaaatgaaaagattttGCCTACTGAAGCAAATATAGCTGATTGTATTCGATATGGAGACCCCAAGCACCAAAATACTGATGTTAAGAAGGCCCTGGAAAGTGCTATTGAGCAGCAGATGGTAATTAAGCAAAAATTAGGTACTGTTCAGTTATATGTTGGAAAAAATGACAGACTATGGAAGTGCGTGAACCTTATGGGTGGTAATCCTAAACAGTACTCTAAAGCAACTTGGGATGGAATCCAGAATTTTCTAATATCCCCTGCTGGACGATCTGCGATAATGGCTTCTCAATGCAA GTATGAAGCAgctattattttaaagaatatgtGCTTGAAAGACCGTGCTTTGGGAGATGTACTTCAGATTTTGAACATGGTTATCAGTGCAAAGAAATGGATCACACATCTTCAATCAGGATGGCAACCGGTTAACATTTCTCTTCCCGAGTCTAACACTGATTCAGGGGCCATAGCTGCCACATAA